Genomic segment of Malus domestica chromosome 15, GDT2T_hap1:
CTATATGGGAGAAAAATCCAAGACTATTTAATAAGTTCAGTCGAATATACAAGATTAGCTGTTTTGCCATTGAGGAGGGAATTATGTGTCCAAATGACATTACCTGCATCAGTACTAGGACATCCATAGGATCGCTATCCTCACATATTGTTCGTGGGATGAAACCATAGTTGTGTGGGTAAACAACCGATGAATAAAGCACTCTGTCCACCTGCGTTAAAGAGCCTCATGCATTAGTGTCCTCCATGAAAGGCATCAATTTCACACTAGATGCCAATACCCTAGCAAACACTATGATAACAATGTCTACCAAACAACGGTAAATATACAGGGCCCATGTTTAAATTTCTCTAACCGTAATGAATAAGCATGGTTAACTAGAGAGGCAACAGCTTATCatttggaaagaagaagaatagtcTTACTACTATAAGGCTACTTTTCTTGTCGAGCTCATACTTAACCTTGCTGCCTTTGCCAATTTCAACAACCTGCCACAGAAATTATCACTTGGATTCTTATGTAACTGGTGTAACAGAATCTTcagctaaatatatatattttttgtcatttatttttcaaaaagtGGGGAAGATTATTTAAGTCATCATCGTCCACTGATAGAAGCATTCCACAATCTTATTCTAAAGGGTTTTAAACTCATCCACGGCGACCATATGCAACACATCCATAACTTACATGTTGGATTTGTTAAAGGGTCCTTTTGCTAAAAGATCAGAACAATAAAAAGACTAAAAGAAAGTTAGAAACAATGACTCACACAGTTGAAAACTGCTGGTGCACCAGGTCCTACATAGACGAAAACATCAGGCATTATTAACCAAACATGTAAAGTTTAGGTCAAATTATACATGGAGCTCTTGAATACGAGTCTCGCACACACACAACGGAATCTGAGCTTCTCTCAGCTCACACACATATGCGCACACACAACACAATGAAGTGCaatactcacacacacacacactctatTTCCACAAAAGAATAGTGCAAGTGCCTAACTTGATCCACTATATTTCCATTTCCATAATTGTGACTAAGAATCATTGTTGTAAAGTAATGTGACGTTTCATTCCGAAATTTATTGTATTTTACTCACAACAACAATGAAATTCCTAAAATGTCTATGAGATGCCACGTAGGCCTTTGGACTTCAATTATCCTTTCACCTTTTCAATCTTATTTGACCATTGTTAAATAGTACTCATTTTTACAAACACGTGAGCGCATATGGAACTCGATTCGGAATTATAACgaaaaaattatatttgaaaCAATGTAAACTTACCTGAGATAAATTCAAATTCCGAAAAACTGACCTCGTGCAAATGTGCATCACTGCTTGAGCCGGCCTTGTGttaaacaaataattattttaGGGTTTTAAAACCTACTCTTGTCAACACCCATCCATCAGACAtcattcttttccttttttttaaaatatattttctctttctctctctctttccctccgTTGAAATCACTCTCTATCTCTCCATTCTCTTTCTGCACTCTCGAGCTCACACTCCATctaacagagagagagagagagagaaccaacACTATCGCCCTAATCCCTTCACAAATTGAACTCCAAAACCATGAAACCTTAACCTCTAGGACGAGAGGAAACTAGTCATACCATTGCATGTGCCATCGGAGCACTGGGCAGTGACCTGCCATTAGACCCAATAGCTTCAAGCTCTCATCTTCAATCTCAGGTGAGATTATTTTCCTTCTCTTCGAGTTCTGGGTTCCTATTGTTAGATGAAGTCAAGCTCACATTGTTATTCCCGCGACTTGAGGATTTCATCAGTTCAAACTCTTATCCTTTAGCTGTTCCTAGTTTATAggattttgttttcaaatgtttgttgtaAGTCAAGCTGCGCATGCAGTATTCTGCTATCTAATTGTATATTTGAAAGCTCTATGTTTCTcgggttttcaaaccctttctGTAATCCTCAagttaatataaatatatgcatCCCATCATTAATTGGGTATGCAATTGAAGTGAAAGTTTGAGTTCTGAAGTTTTACATGGTATTGAGCCATACTGTCTAACGACTCgatccagttttttttttttcccacgcTTCAATGGCTGAAAGCAATGGCAACTCCTCCAATTCTACCACACCTCATACCACCAATCATTTCCATCATTTCTCCACTGTTGTCAACATTAAGCTTCATAGAACCAACTACCCACTGTGGTTGGCTCAAATTCTCCCAATTCTCAAAAGTAGAGATCTGTTGGGGTATGTGGATGGTACCTCATTGTGTCATCCCAAACACATGCCGGGTGTTACCATTGTCAATCCAGAATATGCTGCATGGGTCCAACAGGATCAAATGATCCTTAAATGGCTCCTTGATTGTTTATGTACTGTTTACTGTGGCAAGCAAGAGGACTGCATGTGCCACTTGAGAAGTTTTGGAGCAGAGGTATGCCTCCACATCACAAAACCGAATTTTGTTCCTGCGAAATGAGTTGCTGCAGACAAAGAAACGTGATCTCTCTGTTGCGGATTACCTGGATCACATGAATGTGATAGCTGATAACCTTGCCCTAGCTAGGCAACCTGTGAATGATGATGAACTCGTACAGATTGTGTTGAACAATCTAAGACCTGCATTTGAAATGACGGTGAGTGCTACTTAAGCTCGGGATTCTCCCATTACTTATCCCACTCTTGAGGCACTTATATTGACAATTGAATGAAGAATGGCGGACCAACATTCTTCCTTGGCTGAGACTGCATTTGTGAATGCTTTTGTTGCTGCTTGAGGCCGTGGCGATGGAAGGTCGCATGGAACTGGGAGATGTGCCTTTCCATCCAACCGTGGCGTCCCTGTGTTTGAATTGAATTTTCTGTTGGATTTGAGCTTTAatgggggtgtattcaattgggattttaagggattttaattcttttaatgaatctaggggtattcaatcaggattttaagtgattctctgaaattctaggtgtattcaattagaattttaaaatagtttattaaaatctttagaaatccaggtgtattcaattaagattttaaagaagtttataacattctaagtgtattcaattagaaattgattttaaagaatttgagaaagttgaggaattagagggaatttgagagatttcgtagtgtattttaagtatccacaaatctcacctcatcccatgagatttcgagggaattgaatcaaaattttatatggaatctctacaaatcaattaaactccataaaaatccatggatttataaatccattaaaatctctcacattttcaattgaatacaccccctttaatttgtgtgttatgAGGCATCTTTTTTCGAGCAAACTCTGGTGAGTTTGTGATTTCTGGAGCTCGTGATCAACTCGAATCAATTCCAGGTATTTATATATTCTCTTGCATGTAAATTTTAGTTAGAAGTTACTGAGATTTGACATGCATGTACTGTGCTTCCTATTTCCAGAACCCGGTGAAGGCTTTCGAAGGGAATCCATTGAATCCGAGGTGGATTCGACCCCTAATTTACCTAAATATATTTTAGGTAAGTCTTTGAGTTTCTCAGattgtattttctaagatttgGAAGTTGAATTCATGGAGTTTGGGACTAAATTCATGCTCTGCAACTCTATGGAATTTTCTCTAGTTTCCGGCAAAGGACCTATGGGCTGCAGGCCATTTCTCGACCATTTCTCGACCATTTCCAGCCACTACTTGACCCAATATTGTTATGGCTTGAATGCTTACTCTCCAAGCTTCATTATGGTAATTAGATGGTAAGTTTTGGTTGAGTTTTGATCCCAAAACGGAGCCGGAGAAGTTTTCCGGCCATAATTCTCATATCcagctttcttcttcatttgggttCGGCAGGTGTGACTCGCGAGCCCAATTGGGTCCGACCCGACTTGATAAAAAAATGAAGCCCAACCCAAATCCAAGAATTGGCCCAAGCCAATGACTCGTTAACCCTAATCGGGATTCGACCCTgtacagaaagaaaaaagaaaaaagggccTAAGCCCAAACCTTTGGGCCATTGTTCCAGCTCCGCCCATTTCCGAAATGGACTCAGAATATTCTGGAATATCCTTGGAATATTTCTTGTGTtgactttttcaaaattttcttggaagccctcctaggctaattttgacactccgagtccatttttgacatccatttaggaaaattttgaaattttaacaTAGTTGACCATCGATGTGTCTTGGTTGACTTTTAGGGTTGATcgttgactttttacaaaatttgcccATGACCCCTCTTTACTTATTTCGACGCTCTGATTATAAATCTGCACTCCGTTTTCTCAAATTTGGTCGTCTAAGTTGAGTTTTACCAATGGGTCCCAATATTATGTTTATGTGCGATTAGTATCAGAGACTCTGACTTTCTTAGCTTGAAAGGATGTGAAATCGCAAGTACGTGTGAGtggatctttttatttttatgtatatatgtgtatgtgATTTTTTCCGACGACTGCTTTTATATATTATGATATGACATGCCATGTTTAGCTTTACAAATAGACTTTTCGTGcactttatgtttttaataCTATTTGTGAGCATAAACTGTGGCATGACATCCTTGCATTTTATCTGCTCATTACTACATGTTTGCACAGTGTCTCTTAGCTATTTGTACTGTCTTGGGCCAAAGACTAGCTTCACATGTAGTTCCATCGTTTACATTCGCTTTGGATCTAGAGTTAGGTGCCAGCCTGTCCTTTTGTGTGATGTTTTGAACTCGTATGTGATGCAATTAGCGCAACTCACGTGATGTAGTACTAGAATGTAAAATTTACACCTAGCATGTTCCATTGTTTGAATATCTCTGCAATGGACTTATGTGCCTACATAAATTAATGAGCATTGATTTTTTGAAATAATGATTTGAGAATTGATGTTGAGATACCTTGTTGTTATGCCTACAACCTTTTAGCTCATTTGTGATGCAAGGTACCTATTATAtactattattataatatttttaggaaaccatatacttgttttacagtgaggggttacaatttcgaaaaggttttacaaaactttatttttcaggctcactcacccttgtttttcgcccttcTAGGATTTTAGTGGTAGATGTTTCGTGACGACGAGGATTGTTGGTAAAAGTTGTTACATATGAGACTTCTCATTTCGGTATAAATGTCCTTACTTTTCTTTTACTGCAATTTatctatgctctgacatcacttgTGTGATATGAGTTCAATACCGCTCACATACACACTTTAAAttagtcacttttaggttttaatttattcacattttccacatcactacactttatgacttcgtcaccttctaggtgtcgaCTAACACATTGCGATTTAGGTGTCCAGGTGGACATTCTGGGTTGAGGTGTGTTAGTCAAGTAAAGCCAACTACACTGGCCGATCTACGAAGAGTGAGTTTATATCTTTTGCTAACAATGATGAGTTTTACAGATGTTTATGCTTCAATCTAGCTCTTATAAAGGCAAATTGCAACAAATATCGAAAGAAGATTAGGGCAAAGTACGTAAGACAAAGTGGTGGAAATTGGGCAACATCgtcattccaacataaacaTTACATTTCCCATGTCAACCATTAGTTGGCTCAAAACCATCATAACGTAAGTTATCCCacactaaggccatctccaattgaTCATGCCATATGGCTATAGGCTATTTTATAGCTCGAAATGAGGAAAAAAATCATCTCAAATGAAGGTCCATGCCAAAGAAAAAAGTAACCCATTGGGCCAAACTCCATCCTATGGCCATCGGGCTGGGCAATTGAAGCCATCCAGCCAACCTGAAAAGCTTGTCCCAACTATCAGCAACCCACATGCTAGCTGACGTTTGCTAGTCGTtggattatattttttttttaaagatgaaatttaaaataaaatttttaaaaatctaatttttttttccctataaatatCTAAGTCAATTTTACACTATTTCTCACATCATTTTCATCATTTCGTACTATCttaccttattttattttaattcttcacattctttaAACTCCTAACcgaatttttttttcggaaGCAAAACAAACATAGCATTCcgaaaaaaatattaagattatataaagataagaaatatggagAGTTACTCATTTATAAATATGgtaatttaattcaattaatcaataaagttaaagaacaaaaaataataaattattgatggGCTAAAAAACAGTTTCCTTCGTTTGGAGATGATATATGAAGTGGCATGATggtgtttattaaaaaataatttcttgtcGGGCTATAATTTAGACGGGAGCTAGACATAGCCCTTTTAGTTAGAGATGACCTAATAAAACATAGCCTATCAACCTAAAGAGACACAAGTCAATTAGTCACCCACAATATAATGTATAAGATAATAATGCACTTCTCTACGTTAATCTATGAGTTTGCCATTGATTGTACTTAATTTAGTGCATATAAGAGCGATTAGTTTAGgttaaccacattattgctagcccattatgaagCTAAGATAACCTTttcctttaatgtagataatatcatttgttaaaaaaaaagacgaTTAGTTCTCGTGGTGGAGCAATATTTAGGATCAAAGTTCAATTCTTGTCTTTAATTATCGtgaaataaaaagaatgacaatTAAGTACTATGATGTTAAATGTTGAGTGCTTATGAATTCAACGGTTTTGTAAAGATCTTGTAGCTTAAGTTTTTAAGCGCGTTGACTCATTTACTCGAAATCTCGTGTTCAAATTCGATATTTTGAAAGCCCTATACGTGAGCCTGGGCCTCATTGACCCGGCCTGTTAATGTTATAAGCCTACTCAACAGTCGTAAATTCATCGTCGTCTTCCAAGTTTCGTCCACTTCTCGAAACCCTAACTCAATCACCAGGTAATCTTATCTCTCGCTGATCCTACATTCATTTGTGCTTGATTTAGGTTAAACCGCAGCACTTAATTTAATTCGTTCACTGATTTATGCACAAGAACAAATCTGTATCCCctgtttgtttcccgagaaaatgagagagaaattCGATtcgtacaataattttttttttatcatttatgCTATCTTGAGCAAACAAATCAAGTAGATTTATTATTAGGTCAGCTTCCAAAAACGAAAAGACTGTAATTTTTGCTGCTATTTATCTTTTGGGTAGAATCGAAACTTGATGGAGGGACTTGGAAGCGAGGGCGGAGCAGCGGCGGCGCCACTGGCCCAATGGCGGAGCGATTTTGCGAGAGCATTCCAGTACTATTTGGATCGGTCAACGCCTCACACTGTGAATAGGTGGCTAGGAACCCTAGTTGTGGCAATGATTTACATTCTGCGTGTGTACTATGTTCAGGGGTTCTATGTTGTCTCCTATGGTCTGGGGATCTACATCTTGAATCTCTTGATCGGTTTCTTCTCCCCGAAGGTTGATCCGGAGCTTGAGTCCTTGGATGGCGCTTCATTGCCAACAAGTGGTTCTGATGAGTTTAAGCCTTTTGTCCGCCGCCTTCCTGAGTTTAAGTTCTGGTAAATTACTTTCATCCTTTTGCAGCTTTGTTTCATATGTGCAGTGATGGTATTAAAACTAGTATTGCGTGGTTCGGTGTGATCTCTTATGTTCGGGGCTCATTTTGATGGAAACCCCCCTTTCCATATGTTGTGAATGTTAAGGGATGCGTGCATGTAGCTTGTAGTGGTAAATGCTTCAAGTGTCTGTTCTAGAGACTATGATTTCTTATTTTCAGGTAGGGGCAACATCTTTCCCTATTTTGATGAAAAACCCCTTTCCATATGTTCTGTATGCTAAGGGATGTGTAAATGCTTCAAGTGTCTTCCAATAATGCCAGGGACGGTGGGAACTTCTTGATTAACAAACAATCAGTCTGCTATTTTCCCTGTGTATTTAGTTCAACTTACTTAGAAATGTATGTAAATATTCCCTCTTTAGAGAAGGGTTTTAATGCTTTTCACTCTATCCATAGAAATCCGTTTTGACTTTGAATAATGATGGAAGTAGTTCTTAACTACTGAAGGATGGTTCTACAGTTGAAATGGTGTCCTAGTCGATATTGCTTATTGGTTTGCAGCCATCAGGTTGTAGGAGTTATAATCAAgaaatgaattttaaatttcGTGTTGCCACCTGATTCATGTGCCCGGTAGTTAGGGTCCAATACCTTGACTTATGTGAGAAGTTCTTGCATATGGGTGTCTATTGTCTGGTATGCTAGATTTCTCGGCTTCATGACTAAAATGGTTCACCTCACAAAATGAAAAGCATTTAGGAATTACGAAGCTGAATTGTCTCTTATTCTTTACATacaattgtttaaaaaaatctTGGGAGAGTTTAATGCACTGATGTTGTATTGATTTTGGATCCTTTATTTTCCCTTAGAAACGAAATTGTTTGATGTTTTTCAGGTATTCCATCACAAAGGCATTTGTTATTGCATTCATCATGACCTTTATTTCTCTGCTGGATGTACCCGTTTTCTGGCCAATACTGCTATGCTACTGGATTGTTCTGTTTGTCCTCACAATGAAACGACAAATCCTACACATGATCAAATACAAATATGTCCCGTTTGATATCGGAAAGAGGGTGAGTCAACATATTCTCATGCTTTCTCCTCATCTTTGTGGTTGGCCCTCATTGTAGGTCATTCATTCCTTACCATGAATGTAAACTAATTATTATACTGTCTCCATTTGTTTTTGACAGCGGTACTCTGGAAAGAAGTAGAGTCTGAATGGGAGCGGTTTATCTACAAATCCAAAAACTAAAATGGTGCTGATTTGTAGAACCTTGTGCTAAAGCAAAATGATAAATTTGGGTTCTTCAGTATGTTTTGAAGGTAATGTTCATTCAATATATTTGTACATGTGCTAGACTCTCTAGTTTAGAAGAAGTGGATGACAGGTCTTGTCAGGATGCCCTGATAGTTAATCTTCCATAGGCCTTATCAGGGTTGGAGGTGCACTGCTTTCCGTCAAACATTGCCTATCAGATTAAATTAGACATTGTTGAAACAGCATTAGACCTGGTGCCACGGCTAACAGCTGTCTATGTTGTAGTGTTTTTGTGTGCGTGTTGGGGGCATTGATTGACCCATTGTGTTTGATGCAAGCAAAGCATGATAAGATGTTTCATGTTCAGGTGGGTGTGTTTTCATTCTCGCATGCATAAATAATGTTCACTTGCTTTTCGTTGTTCATGTTAAAAGACACACTCATATGACTAAACTGAGAATGAGTACGCTGGTTTCTTTTAGCGTAAACAAGAGAGCATGTCATTTTATATCTAAAGGTTCAGGGTCATTTGTGTTTGGTTCGTTCTGATTTTCCCAGTAGTAGACTGCTGTAACACAATCTTGATAAAAACCCATACATAGGCGGAAAGTAACGATCAACTCTCAACAGGGGCACATAAACTACACATACAGGCGGTTGTTGGAACTCTTTCTGGTGTATGCTCATGAACTTGGCCACAAATTCTGCATAATATAACCAGTAAACTAGTACAAGAGTGGATGAAGGATTTTGATGGCTTGCATATGTTACCTTCTAGTTTCGGTAACGCACTCGTTCCTGCCGGGAGCCTTTTGTCCTGCAAGGACAACATTTGAGTCGGTTCGTTTTCTCCAAGAGCAGAAAGAAGGTACCAGGTAGAGAGCTTATTAAATAAGCATGCCAGTAATAGAGTTCCCTCTTAGAACTAGCATCTACTCCCTTTTAGGAACTGTTCCATGAGCTTCTGCATTTCGGAAAATGCAAACTCTGTTAGACAAATATACTTTGGCGATTAAGTAGATATGAACAcaaattttgaaacttttgaAACTTTCCCCGGATGAAAAATAACCTGACAAAAGATTAATACGGAAAATCAATTCAGATATTGCGGGATGCTGTTAGATGAACGGTGTAACTGAGTTAGATGTGGAATCCGTCGTGGATTTCGCATTTGTCAACGACTATGAGATTCAGATCAACCAACGCATGTCAATGAAATGATTACATCTTTCTTAGGTGATGGATCAGCTAGGATTTCTGAAGCAAGTTCAAACAGCACCTCTTCCAATCCAATTGGAATCGGGTGTTCTTTCTCCACAAAGCAGAGCTGCTTATATAGGTCAAGCTCCATGTATTTTTGTGTTTGAAGTAAAGAACTAACAATTAAAAAGTTCGGAGTATCGATACTGAAACACCTTAAAAAATCTTCGTTTTTGCAGTATGTTCACTTGTGTGCCTTGCATGCTTCAAGAGCCAAAACCCATGATCGCTTTTCTCATATCGTGCTTCCATTTTTGGCATGACCATAGAAAGTTCACATGGAGTTGGTTTCCATGGGCGAATTACAACACATGTTGTAGAGAGATATATACGTGAAATGCCAAAAATTTCATGAGAAAATAACACGTTTTGATGCCACAAAAAGAATAGTGCAAGTGCCGACTGCATATTTGTGACTAAGAGTGATtgtcttttctatttttttatttttttgaacgaacgatattatctacactaaaagggagaggggtgggcttagcctcacaatagggtAGCAATAGTGTGATTCAAATCCGCATTTggagagaatcgaacctaagacctcttacttacaagtgaagatgaatactactagaccataTCACTAAGTGGCAAATGATTATCTTTATTTAAAAAGATTAGACTAGATTAAGTATGCTAATGTCAAATGTTATGGACATTGCTTTAGTCATTAATGAGTTATCATTTTTGTTATACTCAAGGAAGTAGGGCTGCACTTGATTATTGACCCACCAcacggatttggatcccatttaGACTCAAATTGTGGGGATTATAAATTTTAACCATTCATCGTGTATCGTGCAGAtagaaattatttgatttttttatttaaaattaaacataaatagtatttGACGAAAACGAATCgtatgatgtacgataaacagctatgaaaaaaaaaagaatgacaGTACTACGACGTTAAATGTTGAGTATCGATAAATTCCATATTTTTGTACTGTAGCTcaagtttttaaaaatgtttgaTACTTTATTCCAATTCTCGTGGTCAAATTCGCTTTCCAAAATACAGttggaaaggaaggaaaaaaaacaaaagaattcgATATTTTGAAAGCCAATTACGTGAGCCTGGGTCTCATTGGGATAAATTGCCTGTTTGACCCGGCCCGTTATTAGGCCTGCTCTCGAAGAGCTTTATGAACAAAAGAGACCACGAGAGCCGATCGTGGAGCGGCAAGAGTCGTTAGTCCATCCGCTCCACGAAACCTAACTCCCTCGCCAGGTAATTTTCTCTCTTGCCGATCCTACGTTCTTTTTTGCTTGATTTAGCTTAATCCGCAGTTAATTTGTTCAACTCGTTCACTCATTTATGCACAAGAACAATCTGTAGCCTCTTGTTTGTTTACCGAGAAAATGGGGATAGAAAATGTCTATTCATACAGTTTTGCTCAATTCTGATATTCTATGTTGAGCAAACAAACTAAGTAGCTTGATTAGTTTATTAGGTCAGTTTCTAAAAATGAAAAAGCAATCATTTTTGTTGCATTTTTTTGGGTAGAATCCAGATTTGATGGAGGGAATTGGAAGTGAGGGCGGAGCAGCGGCGGCGCCACTGGCCCAATGGCGGAGCGATTTTGCGAGAGCATTCCAATACTATTTGGATCGGTCAACGCCTCACACTGTGAATAGATGGCTTGGAACCCTAGTTTTGGCTGTGATTTACATTCTGCGTGTGTACTATGTTCAGGGGTTCTATGTTGTCTCCTATGGCCTGGGGATCTACGTCTTGAATCTCTTGATTGGTTTCTTCTCGCCAAAGGTTGACCCGGAGCTTGAGTCCGTGGATGGGCCTTCATTGCCAACAAGTGGTTCTGATGAGTTTAAGCCTTTTGTTCGCCGCCTTCCCGAGTTTAAGTTTTGGTAAATTTCTTTCATCCTTTTGCTTCATATGTGCAGTGATGGTGTTAAAACAATAGTATTGCATGGTTCGGTGTGATTTCTTATGTTCGGGGCTCATTTTGATGGAAAACCCCCTTTCCATATGTTG
This window contains:
- the LOC103401146 gene encoding protein RER1B-like; this translates as MEGLGSEGGAAAAPLAQWRSDFARAFQYYLDRSTPHTVNRWLGTLVVAMIYILRVYYVQGFYVVSYGLGIYILNLLIGFFSPKVDPELESLDGASLPTSGSDEFKPFVRRLPEFKFWYSITKAFVIAFIMTFISLLDVPVFWPILLCYWIVLFVLTMKRQILHMIKYKYVPFDIGKRRYSGKK
- the LOC103401145 gene encoding protein RER1B-like — its product is MEGIGSEGGAAAAPLAQWRSDFARAFQYYLDRSTPHTVNRWLGTLVLAVIYILRVYYVQGFYVVSYGLGIYVLNLLIGFFSPKVDPELESVDGPSLPTSGSDEFKPFVRRLPEFKFWYSITKAFVVAFIMTFISLLDVPVFWPILLCYWIVLFVLTMKRQILHMIKYKYVPFDIGKRRYTGKK